The Pseudanabaena sp. ABRG5-3 genome includes the window TACCCATGGTTCGGGTATTTGCATTACTTTGACGACAGTGAGGGCAATGCTTTCATAGTCTAATTCAAAGTCTCGGAAGAATCTTTGTAGTCTTTTATAGTGCGATTCTACTTTGGCTTTGCCGCTAAATCCCGTCGCGATTTCGGCTAGGTTTACTGTCTTTACTCGTATTAGCGCGATCAGAAATGTGCACACAAATGCGAGTCTTGCTGCATTCCATTGCAGATGCTGCTGCAACATTTCTCGGAATAGGTTAATCTCTTTGATAGGGGTTTTATGGTTAGATGTGGTTATCTTTTATAAAACCCCTTTCTCTATACTTTGGCAACTTTTTGTCCTGTACCTAGGTCTGAATCACTAGAAAGTAAGTATGGTCATTTTATCGATCAACGATTTATCGATTACTTATACAGAAATCAAGATAGACTAGGAGAAATTAATTGGAGAAAATTTGAAGGTCTAACAGCCGAATATTTTACTCGTGAAGGATATAAAGTTAATATAGGTGAAGGAAGAAACGATGGAGGAATTGATATAAGAGTGTGGAAAGACGAAGCAGATGATAATGATCCTCCACTAATATTAGTACAATGTAAAAGATACAAGGAGAAAAATACAATTGACAAAACTGTAGTAAAAGCACTGTGGGCTGATGTTAAGTGGGAGAACGCAGAATCAGGATTAATAGTAACTACTTCATCTATATCCCTTGGAGCAAAAAAAGATTGTATTGCTAGAGGATACAATATCCAGCAGGCTGATAAAACGGTCATCTCAACTTGGTTACAGAATATGAGAACTATTGGGAATGGCGTATTTATGGGAGAGTAAGATAGCCAACTTTGTAGTGCGATCGCTGGTTACTTAATAGGCTGAATCATGATCAGAATGCAAGGATAAAAATCTTAGATAATCACCTTCTCGAACAGCAACAGCTCGGCATTTTTGAGTAATTCTCAAACTATAGAGCTTTTCACCATTTTTCCCCTGTTTAGAACGAATCAATTCCCATTTTAAGCCCTGATCTTTATACAGTTGCTCCCAAGTCAACTGAGAAATTTTTCTAAGAACCTTTAAGACAGCAAGAGCTTCAGATTTCTGCAAAGCAAATAAATCTTGTTGAAAAACAGGGTTATTTAGATCGAGTAAAATTCTACTCATTATTAAATAATTGCACTTCTAATGAGTCTAGATTCGATAACTGAGAGGGATGATCATGGTTCCACTGTAGAGCTTTATCCAGTTTCTTCGAGAAAGAATCCTCATGTAACCAACTTTCAGAAGGAAATGATTGCTTCAATAGAAGATTGTAAAACGCATCCCATTCCTTACCCCATTGCTCCAAATTAATGACAACGGCAGTCTTCTCTCCTTGATCATCTATGATATATTCAATGCCTTTCATAGGAAAAAATAGCAGTAATTTCAGTAAATTATATCATTTTTCACTTTTGAAAGTGCGATTGGTGATCTTGTAATTTACTGCCCAGAAAGTAACTTACTAGTAAATGCCCAGATCTCCAACTTTTTGGATGACTAGCAAAATCTATCTGCGATCACTCAAAAACTTTTGCTTTAAAAATAAGGCGATCGCTTTGCAAGATATAATTTAATCACTTAACTTAAAGTATTAAGAACTCATGCACACATTATTGAGTCCTGCAATGATTTCTCTATCTACGGT containing:
- a CDS encoding restriction endonuclease, coding for MATFCPVPRSESLESKYGHFIDQRFIDYLYRNQDRLGEINWRKFEGLTAEYFTREGYKVNIGEGRNDGGIDIRVWKDEADDNDPPLILVQCKRYKEKNTIDKTVVKALWADVKWENAESGLIVTTSSISLGAKKDCIARGYNIQQADKTVISTWLQNMRTIGNGVFMGE